CTGTATACAAAATGAAAGCCGGTAATCAATGACCAGGGCAAATTTTGTATACAGTTCTGCGGGTTAGCCTTGCGGATCGGGGGAAGCTGCTTCGATATGTCGTATACAGTTTAATAAGGGAGCACGTTCTTTATGGTTGCCAGTCAGATACTGTATTTATATCAGCACCTAAGTATCTGCATATCTTTAGAGCGATTTTTACTTTAGGTATGCTTACTCCCTTCTCGATGTTGTAGTACTGTTTTGCTGTTATGTCTACTGCTCTAGCAACTTGTTCTTGGGTAACATCCTTTTCGTTTCTGATCTCTTTTAATGTTTTCATATAAACTCCTTGAAATAGAAAAATTTTTCTAGTAATATAGTTCATATAACCTGTCTTGGCGGCATTCTTCTCTTTTGCGGATGGCTTGATTGGTCGGTTCAATTCATCAATGACAAGGTCACTTCTAGTTTATAGCTGGATTGTGACCTTTTCTATTCGTATTAAACAAGTAGGAGGGTCTTTGTTTTGGAACGTACTGTTGACTTTCTTGTTTTGGACGAAGGAATTCAGGTTTCTGAGGTTGTAGAAGGAGATAGGGAAACAATTTATCTTTCCCTTGCTGATGTGGAAAATTTGATAATAGCTTTAGGCTCTGATCGCCGATTGGGAACCCGTTGAATTTGTTTACTTCCTTTTCGTTTTGTATTTTCCCTTTGTTATTTATCAAATCAAAATGAGTTTTTTATGTGGAGTCTTGAAAAGTAAAAAAATTCTAGTAAAATATTTCTATGCGCAGTGATAGCCGATGTTGATAGCGGATAAGACGAATTATTGAGAAAGAAGGTTGTTGATCACAGGTATTGTGATTGATGACCTTTTTTCTTTTGCAGCTATTCCACGAAGGCATAGTGGGGGTTCCCTGCGCGGGCCCTAGGGACGCGCAGGGAAAACACTTGGAGACAACATTCTTTCTTAATGATTAATAGTTTTTCAAGCAAGGGTTAGGGTACATATCTCTTTATACGAGCTACAAGGTGCTAAATTCGCGTTTAGTTGTTTTGAGTGATGTTATAGTGGGGCGAAGCGTAGAAAACGCAAAATAGACCCATTCTAGGAGGTCTGATGATGTATGTCACCTTGTGGACGAACCATGGAATGGGCTATTCCGAGAGTAATATACCTTACAGCCAGTTTCACAGGCGTCTGTGTTCCTCGCCGTAAGGTAAACCTCTGGGATTAAGACTTGTTGTTTCAGTCTTTGAGCAGTCTGATTAGTGCAATCAGAAACGACCCGAAGGTAAACAGCAAGCCGATTATCGCGACAAACAAAGCTACGACTGCAATCAGTTCCATTTGCTCCACTCCTTTCCTTCGAAAATTTCATTCTCTGGCATTATAGGTTGGAGTATTTGAGATATAACGATTGGAGTGTCGAACCATTCGTGAGTTTAGGAATGGAGGAGCTGCGTGGGGAACTTACTCCGGAAAATCTTAGCGGAAAGTTGTATTTTCCATACTTTTTCCGGTAGAGGTAAGCGGAAATTGTTCCTTCTATTTCTGCTGATTTGTGGTCATCAATATTGCTTTGTCTCGCGGAGTTAATCTTCTTTCTCTATTATTTTCTCGTTGACCATTTAAGTAGCAAAATGGTATATTTTTGGTGAGGTGATGGAAAATGTCGGAAGTTGTCAAAAAGAAAATTCATTTGCAATTGAATGATCGAAATGCTGAACGTTTGAAAGAAATGTCTGAGCGTTATGGTATGTCTTTGAATTCCCTTGTGGCATATATCCTTGGTCAATGGCTCGACAATAATTACGACTTGAAGGATAGGGTTATCGATAAAATGGCCAGCGAAGGTAATATGGACAAGCTGTTTGAAAATCAGACCTTCTCGAATTTATTTAGTGGCCTAATGAAAGAAGCCATGTTGGAAGGAATGAAGTTACCAGAAGAGAGGTAGCGCGTTCTGCGTTCGTTTGTAGCGCGTTCAGTATATAAACAAGGTGGTGTGATTTATGGAACTGGTCTCTTTATGCCAGGACTGTTTGAGATTGAATCCTATTCATGAAACAAATGAGGGTGTTTGCCAATGTGGTGGAGACACGTGTGGTTGTCCAGATTGCGTTAATACCGCGAACATGCTTCTAAGAGGCATTCTTGATTATAAGAGATTGGGCCTGATCAATCCTATTACACATTGGACTGCTGAGTCAGGGTGTGTGTAGCGCATCGCGTTCTTCTGGTTGTTGAGGTGCGAAGCACAATAGGAGAGTGCTTGCACGATCCGGTGCCATTTCGCTTTCAGGTGATGGAGCTGTTCAGGATCGTCGTGGCGTCTACTGATGGACGGATTCAAAAAAATCGTCCGCGCCCTCGTGGAATGGGTTGAAATTCAGGGCGGAGCCCCTTGGTATATATAACGAAATCGCAGTCACCCTAAAATGCGGATGAACCATTGGTACGACTGACTTTTTGCGGAAAAAAGGTGAAAAATTTTGGACGGTAAAGAGGATAAAAGAATAGAGCGTTACCTCTTACAGTCAGTCGCTAGAAAAGCTATTCCTAAAGAGAGGGTAGCGAAGTGCTTTCGGCGTAGATTACCTTCTCAAAACGCACATGTCTGGAAGCATTTAAAGACTGAGAAGTGTTTCTATGGTGGACTGACTGTATGTGGGAGTCTTTGGACGTGTCCGGTCTGTGCTGCTAAGATTTCGGAGCGCAGGAGAACAGAGCTGAAGCAGGCTTTGGGTTACTTCAAACAAGAGGGTGGTCGAGTGGCCATGTTGACGTTGACCTTTAGCCATAAGTTCGATGACAAGTTGAGCGATACCATTGTTCGTTTTCAGAAGGCTATCGAGAGGTTACGTTCTGGTA
The sequence above is a segment of the Brevibacillus sp. DP1.3A genome. Coding sequences within it:
- a CDS encoding helix-turn-helix transcriptional regulator: MKTLKEIRNEKDVTQEQVARAVDITAKQYYNIEKGVSIPKVKIALKICRYLGADINTVSDWQP